The Aquidulcibacter paucihalophilus genome has a window encoding:
- a CDS encoding peptidoglycan DD-metalloendopeptidase family protein: MTIRFAIRALAVLGTVTTLAACASYPDAPRYAIHAADAPPPSREPAYPTRPAPSGEGVRGPTDPAREAPPPITAPVAEIEGGALGSPVNTGPRPSPAAAPAAGPASDGFATPPPPARSGGALAAGAAYEIQPGDTISGIGRRFQTPVQTLIDLNSLGPRAAISPGQRIILPSTAVDIGGDPYATGPSPSGVYVPDEGTPPPPPPPPPSGNATSPPPPRAPVEAAVPPPAASTTALDWPVRGDILRRFGPVGLGERNNGVNIGAAAGSEVRAAAAGRVGYVGDDLAGQGLTVLIVHRDGWRSVYGHLGTATVRDGDDIRAGQQIGTVGNTAGDGRPSIHFETWRMRGDQPVAVDPLTVLPR; the protein is encoded by the coding sequence ATGACGATTCGATTCGCGATCAGGGCCCTGGCGGTGCTGGGCACGGTGACGACGCTGGCGGCCTGCGCCAGTTATCCGGACGCGCCGCGCTATGCGATCCACGCCGCCGATGCCCCGCCGCCGTCGCGGGAGCCGGCCTATCCGACCCGACCGGCACCGAGCGGTGAAGGCGTGCGCGGTCCGACCGACCCCGCCCGCGAGGCTCCGCCGCCCATTACGGCCCCCGTGGCCGAGATCGAGGGTGGTGCGCTCGGGTCACCGGTCAACACCGGGCCCCGTCCTTCGCCCGCTGCGGCCCCGGCGGCCGGGCCCGCGTCCGACGGCTTCGCGACGCCGCCGCCGCCCGCGCGCTCCGGTGGCGCGCTCGCGGCAGGCGCCGCCTATGAGATCCAGCCCGGCGACACGATCTCGGGCATCGGCCGGCGCTTCCAGACGCCGGTGCAGACCTTGATCGACCTGAACAGTCTGGGCCCGCGCGCGGCGATCAGCCCCGGCCAGAGGATCATCCTGCCGTCGACCGCGGTCGATATCGGGGGCGATCCCTACGCCACGGGGCCGTCGCCGAGCGGGGTCTATGTGCCGGACGAGGGAACGCCGCCCCCGCCGCCGCCACCGCCGCCGTCGGGCAATGCCACCAGTCCTCCGCCGCCGCGCGCGCCGGTGGAGGCTGCCGTGCCGCCTCCGGCCGCTTCAACGACGGCGCTGGACTGGCCGGTCCGAGGCGACATCCTGCGGCGGTTCGGTCCGGTCGGGCTGGGCGAGCGGAACAACGGCGTCAACATCGGCGCGGCGGCAGGGTCCGAGGTCCGGGCCGCGGCGGCAGGGCGGGTCGGCTATGTCGGCGATGACCTGGCGGGGCAGGGGCTGACGGTGCTGATCGTGCACCGCGACGGCTGGCGCTCGGTCTATGGCCATCTGGGCACGGCGACGGTCAGGGACGGCGACGATATCCGCGCGGGCCAGCAGATCGGTACGGTCGGCAACACCGCCGGCGACGGTCGGCCCTCGATCCATTTCGAGACCTGGCGGATGCGCGGGGACCAGCCGGTG
- a CDS encoding protein-L-isoaspartate(D-aspartate) O-methyltransferase: protein MKLNDDRAGRLILGLRQQGVMDARVLAAMESIDRAVFVHEKFLDQAWEDQALPIDCAQTISQPYIVGLMTQALDVQPRHRVLEIGTGSGYQAAVLSRLARYVYSIERYRSLLNEAEGRLKDLKIDNVITRHGDGGLGWPEQAPFDRIMVTAASPGEPTELLHQLKPGGILVCPVGRSSVQRLHRYVGQPDGSFQRESLAEVRFVPLVEGTAKEG from the coding sequence ATGAAGCTGAATGACGACCGCGCCGGACGGCTGATCCTCGGGCTGCGTCAGCAGGGGGTGATGGACGCGCGCGTGCTGGCGGCGATGGAGTCGATCGACCGCGCCGTCTTCGTGCACGAGAAATTCCTCGACCAGGCGTGGGAAGACCAGGCTCTGCCGATCGACTGCGCCCAGACGATTTCCCAGCCCTATATCGTCGGCCTGATGACCCAGGCGCTGGATGTGCAGCCGCGTCACCGGGTGCTGGAGATCGGCACGGGCAGCGGCTACCAGGCCGCGGTGCTGAGCCGGCTGGCGCGCTACGTCTATTCGATCGAACGGTACCGCAGCCTGCTGAACGAGGCCGAGGGCCGGCTGAAGGATCTGAAGATCGACAATGTGATCACGCGCCACGGCGACGGCGGCCTGGGCTGGCCCGAGCAGGCCCCGTTCGACCGGATCATGGTCACGGCGGCCTCGCCGGGCGAGCCGACCGAACTGCTGCATCAGCTGAAGCCGGGCGGGATTCTGGTCTGTCCGGTGGGCCGTTCGTCTGTGCAGCGGCTGCACCGCTATGTCGGCCAACCGGACGGCAGCTTCCAGCGCGAAAGCCTGGCCGAGGTACGGTTCGTGCCGCTGGTCGAGGGGACGGCCAAGGAGGGGTGA
- the surE gene encoding 5'/3'-nucleotidase SurE — MRILLTNDDGIEAEGLECLERIARTLSDDVWVCAPQTEQSGKGRGITLTEPLRVNRISEKRFAVTGTPTDCVVLAVNDLMPERPDLVLSGVNRGHNVGEDCSYSGTVAGALQGMAFGIRSIALSQSLERFHDEVRAHWETAEAFAPAIISRLLAQPWQAGVVMNLNFPARAPEAVTEIEVTRQGFRDIGEMHAVKRTDLRGRDYYWMSFRGTKHDHPPGTDLRAMDDGKISVTPLHIDLTHAPSLHDLKGVLGGAPPKTVVAV, encoded by the coding sequence ATGCGAATCCTCCTGACCAATGACGACGGCATCGAGGCCGAGGGGCTGGAGTGCCTCGAGCGGATCGCCCGCACCCTTTCGGACGACGTCTGGGTCTGCGCGCCGCAGACCGAGCAGTCGGGCAAGGGGCGGGGCATCACCCTGACCGAGCCGCTGCGGGTCAACCGGATTTCGGAGAAGCGGTTCGCCGTGACCGGGACGCCGACCGACTGTGTGGTGCTGGCGGTCAATGACCTGATGCCCGAGCGGCCCGATCTGGTGCTGTCCGGCGTCAATCGCGGGCACAATGTCGGCGAGGACTGTTCCTATTCGGGGACGGTGGCGGGGGCGTTGCAGGGGATGGCGTTCGGCATCCGCTCGATCGCCCTGAGCCAGTCGCTGGAGCGGTTCCATGACGAGGTGCGGGCGCACTGGGAGACGGCGGAGGCCTTCGCCCCCGCGATCATCTCGCGCCTGCTGGCCCAGCCCTGGCAGGCCGGGGTGGTGATGAACCTGAACTTCCCGGCCCGCGCACCGGAGGCTGTGACGGAGATCGAGGTGACGCGGCAGGGCTTCCGCGACATAGGCGAGATGCATGCGGTGAAGCGCACCGACCTGCGCGGCCGCGACTATTACTGGATGAGCTTCCGCGGGACCAAGCACGACCATCCGCCGGGCACCGACCTGCGGGCGATGGACGACGGCAAGATCTCGGTCACGCCGCTGCACATCGACCTGACCCATGCGCCGAGCCTCCACGACCTGAAGGGCGTGCTGGGCGGGGCGCCGCCGAAGACGGTCGTGGCCGTATGA
- the serS gene encoding serine--tRNA ligase encodes MHDIRAIRDNPAAFVSGWSSRGVADAQALVDEILTLDTALRAAQTAGQTALAKRNESSKLIGAAMGKKDLAEADRLKGEVESLKGEIAAAEAEEARAGNALRDILAAQKNLAADDVPDGDDEHGNVEVSRWGTPREGGPAKDHADLGEALGLLDFEAAARMSGARFAVLKGGLARLERAIGQFMLDVQTNEHGYQEVNPPLLVNDAAAYGTDKLPKFADDLFRTTDGRWLIPTAEVSLTATVMGQQLVEADLETPMRLAALTPCFRAEAGSAGRDTRGLIRQHQFYKVEMVSITRPEDSETEHERMTGCAEAILRKLGLAHRRMLLCKGDMGFGAKKTFDLEVWLPSQGTYREISSCSNCGDFQARRMDARFKRAGEKKTEFVHTLNGSGLAVGRTLVAIMENYQQDDGSIRVPDALVPYMGGVTQVGGQR; translated from the coding sequence ATGCACGACATCCGCGCCATTCGAGACAATCCCGCCGCCTTCGTGAGCGGCTGGTCGTCGCGCGGGGTGGCGGACGCCCAGGCGCTGGTCGATGAGATCCTGACTCTGGATACCGCGCTGCGGGCGGCGCAGACGGCGGGGCAGACGGCGCTGGCGAAGCGCAACGAGAGCTCCAAGCTCATTGGCGCGGCGATGGGCAAGAAGGACCTCGCCGAGGCCGACCGGTTAAAGGGCGAGGTCGAGAGCCTGAAGGGCGAGATCGCGGCGGCCGAGGCCGAGGAGGCGCGTGCCGGAAACGCCTTGCGCGATATTCTGGCCGCCCAGAAAAACCTTGCCGCGGACGACGTGCCGGACGGCGACGATGAACATGGCAACGTCGAGGTTTCGCGCTGGGGGACACCCCGTGAAGGCGGGCCTGCGAAGGATCATGCCGATCTGGGCGAAGCGCTCGGTCTGCTGGATTTCGAGGCGGCGGCGCGCATGTCGGGCGCGCGGTTTGCGGTGCTGAAGGGTGGACTGGCCCGGCTTGAACGGGCCATCGGACAGTTCATGCTGGACGTGCAGACGAACGAGCACGGCTATCAGGAGGTCAATCCGCCTCTGCTGGTGAATGACGCGGCGGCCTATGGCACCGACAAGCTGCCGAAGTTTGCGGATGACCTGTTCCGGACCACGGACGGTCGCTGGTTGATTCCGACGGCGGAGGTGTCGCTGACGGCGACTGTGATGGGCCAGCAGCTCGTGGAGGCTGACCTGGAGACGCCGATGCGGCTGGCGGCATTGACGCCCTGTTTCCGTGCCGAGGCGGGGTCGGCTGGCCGCGATACGCGCGGCCTGATCCGCCAGCACCAGTTCTACAAGGTGGAAATGGTCTCCATCACGCGTCCGGAGGACAGCGAGACCGAGCACGAGCGGATGACGGGATGCGCCGAGGCCATTCTCAGAAAGCTGGGCCTGGCCCATCGCCGGATGTTGTTGTGCAAGGGCGACATGGGCTTCGGCGCGAAGAAGACCTTCGACCTCGAGGTCTGGCTGCCGTCGCAGGGGACCTATCGGGAGATCAGCTCCTGCTCCAACTGCGGGGATTTCCAGGCCCGGCGGATGGATGCGCGGTTCAAGCGGGCCGGGGAGAAGAAGACCGAGTTCGTGCACACGCTGAACGGCTCGGGCCTGGCCGTCGGTCGCACGCTTGTCGCGATCATGGAGAACTATCAGCAGGACGATGGATCCATCCGGGTTCCCGATGCGCTCGTACCTTATATGGGCGGCGTGACCCAGGTGGGCGGACAACGATAA
- a CDS encoding thiazole synthase, with protein MTSPKDTWTVAGRTFSSRLIVGTGKYKTYQENADAAEAAGAEIVTVAVRRVNLTDPNQPMLVDYVKPDRFTFLPNTAGCFTGEDAVRTLRLAREAGGWDLVKLEVLSDTAHLYPDMVETLRALELLIKDGFQVMVYCTDDVVMCRRLEEAGAAAIMPAAAPIGSGLGIQNPVNIRLIIEQARVPVLVDAGVGTPSDAVLAMELGCDAVLMNTAIAGAKDPILMASAMKHAVIAGRQGYLAGRMPRRMYASASSPMAGLI; from the coding sequence ATGACCTCTCCCAAAGACACCTGGACCGTGGCCGGACGGACCTTCTCCAGCCGGCTGATCGTCGGCACCGGCAAGTACAAGACCTATCAGGAGAACGCCGACGCGGCCGAGGCGGCGGGGGCGGAGATCGTCACCGTGGCGGTGCGGCGGGTGAATCTGACCGACCCCAACCAGCCGATGCTGGTCGACTATGTGAAGCCGGACCGGTTCACCTTCCTGCCCAATACCGCCGGCTGTTTCACCGGCGAGGACGCGGTGAGGACGCTACGGCTGGCGCGCGAGGCGGGCGGCTGGGATCTGGTCAAGCTGGAGGTGCTGTCGGACACGGCGCACCTGTATCCGGACATGGTCGAGACGCTGCGCGCGCTGGAGCTGCTGATCAAGGACGGCTTCCAGGTGATGGTCTATTGCACCGACGATGTGGTGATGTGCCGGCGGCTGGAAGAGGCGGGGGCTGCGGCGATCATGCCGGCGGCGGCGCCGATCGGCTCGGGTCTGGGCATCCAGAACCCGGTCAATATCCGGCTGATCATCGAACAGGCCAGGGTGCCGGTGCTGGTCGATGCGGGGGTAGGCACGCCCTCCGACGCGGTGCTGGCCATGGAGCTGGGCTGCGACGCGGTGCTGATGAACACGGCGATCGCGGGGGCGAAGGATCCGATCCTGATGGCTTCGGCGATGAAGCATGCCGTGATCGCGGGGCGTCAGGGCTATCTGGCCGGACGGATGCCGCGGCGGATGTATGCGAGTGCGAGCTCGCCGATGGCCGGGCTGATCTGA
- the thiS gene encoding sulfur carrier protein ThiS, with the protein MRIQVNGEHREVEAATILALVEELGLDVRKVAVERNLEIVPRSLHATTTLADGDRVELVQFVGGG; encoded by the coding sequence ATGCGCATCCAGGTCAACGGGGAACATCGCGAGGTTGAAGCCGCGACCATTCTTGCCCTCGTGGAGGAACTTGGGCTGGACGTGCGCAAGGTGGCGGTGGAGCGCAATCTGGAGATTGTGCCGCGGTCCCTGCATGCGACGACCACGCTGGCGGACGGGGATCGGGTGGAACTGGTGCAGTTCGTCGGCGGGGGCTAA
- the aroQ gene encoding type II 3-dehydroquinate dehydratase gives MPETPVLYVLNGPNLNLLGVREPDIYGHETLADVQALCEKTAAHAVPGASVVFRQTNHEGELIDQVQEAREKASALVINAAGYTHTSVALLDALRTLTIPIVECHLSNPAARERFRHRSYVSPVAAGVVSGFGSFSYELAVRAALRLAQEQRAAADRSV, from the coding sequence ATGCCCGAGACCCCCGTCCTCTACGTCCTGAACGGCCCGAACCTCAACCTGCTTGGGGTGCGCGAGCCCGACATCTACGGACATGAGACCCTCGCCGACGTCCAGGCCCTGTGCGAAAAGACTGCCGCCCATGCCGTTCCGGGCGCCTCGGTGGTCTTCCGCCAGACCAACCACGAGGGCGAACTGATCGACCAGGTCCAGGAGGCCCGCGAGAAGGCCTCGGCGCTCGTCATCAACGCCGCCGGCTACACCCACACCTCGGTGGCCCTGCTGGACGCGCTCAGGACCCTGACGATCCCGATCGTCGAATGTCATCTGTCCAATCCGGCAGCGCGCGAGCGCTTCCGGCACCGCTCCTATGTCTCGCCGGTCGCCGCCGGCGTGGTTTCGGGCTTCGGCTCATTCAGCTACGAACTGGCCGTCAGGGCCGCTCTGCGGCTGGCGCAGGAACAGCGCGCCGCCGCCGATCGTTCGGTTTAG
- the accB gene encoding acetyl-CoA carboxylase biotin carboxyl carrier protein, producing MADSKTPAPKLKNEAEIDTALVRSLADILNDTSLTEIEVERGELRIRVARELVAAPVMQYAAAPAPAAHAPAAAPAAAAPAAMPSDPATIVSKKGEEVKSPMVGTVYLQASPEAPPFCQPGDKVKKGQTLLIVEAMKTMNPIQAPRDGVVVEVLVGDAQPVEFGEPLVLLEA from the coding sequence ATGGCCGATTCCAAAACGCCCGCTCCCAAGCTCAAGAACGAAGCCGAGATCGACACCGCCCTGGTGCGGTCGCTGGCCGACATCCTGAACGACACCTCCCTCACGGAGATCGAGGTTGAGCGTGGAGAGCTTCGCATCCGCGTTGCCCGCGAACTCGTGGCCGCGCCGGTCATGCAATACGCCGCCGCCCCGGCCCCCGCTGCCCATGCGCCCGCCGCGGCTCCGGCCGCCGCCGCCCCGGCCGCCATGCCGTCGGACCCCGCCACCATCGTCTCCAAAAAGGGCGAAGAGGTGAAGTCGCCCATGGTCGGCACCGTCTACCTCCAGGCCTCGCCGGAAGCGCCGCCGTTCTGCCAGCCGGGTGACAAGGTCAAGAAGGGCCAGACCCTGCTGATCGTCGAGGCCATGAAGACGATGAACCCGATCCAGGCCCCCCGCGACGGCGTCGTGGTCGAGGTGCTGGTCGGCGACGCCCAGCCGGTCGAGTTCGGCGAGCCCCTCGTCCTGCTCGAGGCGTAA